The sequence below is a genomic window from Variovorax paradoxus B4.
GGTCGAGACCGCCACCGTGTTCCCGCACGAGCCGCGCAAGGACTGGGAAGGATCGCTGCACACGCTCGGCAAGCTGTGCGCCAAGCACGGCGTGAACCTGATCGCCATCGGCAACGGCACCGCCAGCCGCGAGACCGACAAGCTGGCCGCCGACCTCATCAAGCTGCTGGCCAAGATGGCCGCGCAGGCCGGCGCGCCCGAGATGACGGTCGACAAGGTGGTGGTGAGCGAGGCCGGCGCGTCCGTGTATTCGGCCAGCGAATTCGCCTCCCAGGAAATGCCCGACGTGGACGTGAGCCTGCGCGGCGCGGCCAGCATCGCGCGCCGCCTGCAGGACCCGCTGGCCGAGCTGGTGAAGATCGACCCCAAGAGCATCGGCGTGGGCCAGTACCAGCACGACGTGAACCAGAGCGAACTCGCACGCACGCTGCAGGCGGTGGTGGAAGACTGCGTGAACTCCGTGGGCGTGGACCTCAACACCGCGAGCGTGCCGCTGCTGAGCCGCGTCTCTGGCCTCTCGGCCAGCGTGGCCAAGGCCGTGGTGCGCTGGCGCGAATCGAACGGCGCGTTCTCCACCCGCAAGCAGCTGCTCGACGTGAGCGGCTTCGGCCCCAAGGCCTTCGAGCAGAGCGCGGGCTTCCTGCGCATCCGCGGCGGCGCCGACCCGCTCGACGTGACGGGCGTGCACCCCGAGACCTATCCGCTGGTGGAGCAGATCATCGTCAAGACCGGCAAGCCGATCGCCGAGCTGATGGGCCGCGCCGAGATGCTCAAGACCCTGAAGCCCGAGCTGTTCGCGAACGAGAAGTTCGGCGTCATCACGGTCAAGGACATCCTGGGCGAACTCGAGAAGCCCGGCCGCGATCCGCGCCCCGACTTCAAGGTGGCGCGCTTCAACGACGGCGTGGACGACATCAAGGACCTGGTCGAGGGCATGATCCTCGAGGGCACCGTGAGCAACGTGGCGCAGTTCGGCGCCTTCATCGACCTGGGCGTGCACCAGGACGGCCTGGTGCACGTGAGCCAGCTGAGCCACAAGTTCGTCAACGACGCGCGCGAAGTGGTCAAGACCGGCGACATCGTCAAGGTCAAGGTGATGGAAGTGGACGTGGCGCGCAAGCGCATCGGCCTGTCGATGAAGCTCGATGCAGCGCCCGCGCGCCGCGACGGGCCGCGCGACAACCGCTTCGAAGGCGCCGGGCGCGGCCAGCAGCAGGGCCCGCGCCGCGACAACTCGCCGCAGCCCGCGGGGCAGATGGCCAGCGCGTTTGCGAAGCTGCAGGGGTTGCGCAAGTAGACCGTGCTGCACGGTTCTTGCTGACGCAACCGGCATGATGAAAGCACTGCGCATCTACGCCGGCCCCGCCGCCCGCAAGCACATCGAAGCGCATGGCCTGCGTCCGCAGGACGTGCGCACGATTCCCGGCGCAGCGGGCGGCCCCAAGGGCCTGATCCTCGGGCCGCTCGACCGCTTCATCTTCGGGCGTTGGCTCGCGCAATCGAGCCAGCCGGTGCACCTGGTGGGCGCGTCGATCGGGGCATGGCGGCTTTCGACGGCCTGTCTTGCAGATCCGCACAAGGCCTTCGAGCGTTTCGAGCACGACTACGTGCGCCAGCAGTTCGAGGTGCCGCCGGGGCAGAAGCGGCTGAGCCCGCAGCAGCTCAGCGAGCGCTTTGCCGAGAGCCTGGTCGACTTCTATGGCGGGCGCATCGGCGAGGTGCTGGGCCATGCGCGCTACCGGCTCCACGTGGTGACTTCGCGCGGCCGCCACATCCTCGGGCGCGAGGGCGGGGCGCGCACGCCTTTCGGCTACCTGGGCGCCTTTGCCACCAACAGCCTGCATCGCAAAGGCCTGGGCGCATGGCTGGAGCGATGCGTCTTTTCCACGCCCGGCGCGGCCTTGCCCTTTGGCACCAGGGATTTCCGCACGCGCCAGCATGCGCTCAGCGAAGAGAACTTCAACCTGGTGCTGCAGGCCTCGTGCTCGATCCCGTTTCTCCTGGCCGCGGTGCACGACATTCCCGGCGCGCCGCGCGGCGCGTATTGGGACGGCGGCATCACCGACTACCACCTGCACCTGGACTACCAGCCGGCCGACGAAGGCATCGTGCTGTACCCGCATTTCCAGCGCGCGGTGGTGCCGGGCTGGCTCGACAAGGGCCTGCGCTGGCGCCACAAGTCCACCAGTTTCCTGGATCGCATGGTGGTGCTCGCGCCCGATGCCGGCTGGGTGCGCTCGCTTCCCAACGGCAAGCTGCCCGACCGCAAGGACTTCATCCACTTCGCGAACGATGCGCAGGCCCGCATCGGCGCATGGAGCAGGGCCACGCGGGAGGCAGAGCGGCTCTCCGACGAGTTCGAGGGCTGGCTCGCAACCGGTCGCACGCGCGACATCCTGCCGCTCTGAACCGGCCCCCCGCCGGGGCAAACCCTGAGGGGGTGCCCGCGCAGCGCCTTCGAGAATGGTCAGCTCACTCTTCTCAGAGAAAGCCGCCACCCATGCCGCAGGCCCCCATCTCACGCCGCCGATTCACCCTTGCCGCCGCTGCCGCCGCGACCCTCCCGATGCCCGTGCTGGCGCAGGGCGCCTGGCCGAGCAAGCCGATCCGCATCATCGTGCCCTACACGCCGGGCGGGTTCACCGACCAGATGGCGCGGCTGGTGCAGGTCGGCCTGCAGGCGCGGCTCGGCCAGCCGGTGCTGATCGACAACAAGCCGGGCGCCAACAGCCTGATCGGCGTCGATGCCATGGCCAAGGCGCCGCCCGACGGCACCACCTTCGGCGTCGTCATTGCGGCCTATGCGGCCAATACCACGCTGTATCCCAAGCTGCCCTACGACCCGCAGAAGGACCTGACGGGCGTTTCGCTGATGGGCATCTCGCCGTTGCTCGCGGCGGTCAGCGTCAATGCGCCGTTCAAGACGGCGCGCGAACTCATCGACTACGCGCGCGCCAATCCCGGCAAGGTGAGCTTCGGCTCGTCGGGCAACGGCTCGGCCGCGCACCTGACGACCGAGCTGTGGAAGTCGCTCACGCAGACCTACATGATCCACATTCCGTACCGCGGCGCGGTGCCCGCGCTGACGGACCTGATGGGTGGCCAGATCCAGCTGTTCTTCGACGCGCCCACGGGCCTCATCAACCAGGCCAAGGCGGGCAAGGTGCGACTGATCGGCGTGGCGGGCGACAAGCGCCTGAGCGCCGCGCCCGATGTGCCGACCTTCATCGAGCAGGGCTTCGCGGGCTTCACCGGCAGCACCTGGGCCGGCATGCTGGCGCCGGCCGGTACGCCGCGCGACATCGTCAAGCGCATGTCGGAAGAGCTGGCGCGCATCATCAAGAGCGACGAGACGCGCGCCAAGCTGGACGCCATGGGCACCATTCCGGCCGGCAGCACGCCCGAGGAGTTCGATGCCTTCATCAAGGCCGAGACGGCCAAGTGGGGCAAGGTCATCCGCACGGCGGGCGTCAAGGCGGAATAGGAACAGGAAGCCTCAGGCCGCGAGCACCAGCACCTTGAACTGGCTCGGCACGATGCGCATCCCCACGATGTTGCAGCGGTTCTGCACCGAGAGGCTGGTCATGCGCGTGCAGGGCGAACCCTTGAGCAGCACGGTGAAAGCCCCCGTGATGTGGCGCGAAGGGCCCATCACCGTCTGCGACACCACGCCCATCAGCACGCCCGCGTTGTCGCCGTTGGTGATGGGCGTGGTGGTGGCAAGGTTGTGGGCCGGCGTGCCGCCGTAGAGGATGTTCCAGGCGTTGGGAATGGCCGTCGGCCCGAGCGCGAAGTTGGGATAGGGAACGGGAATCGCGGGCGGCGTCTTGCAGACGTCGGGAAAGGCGAGGTCCATGCCCATCATCTGTGCATTGGCAAACATGTAGTTGTTCCTTCTTTCAGCCCATGTGGATCTGTTCGGCATCTACCTTCACCAGCGCCTTGCTGGTGACAAGGGTGTTCTTCGCATGCATGCGCAGCGTTTCCGACGCCTGCATGTCGATCTGGCCTGCGCGCACCTGCTCGACCTCTTCGGTCAGGCGGAAGCTGGAGCGCGTGAGCACGCTCAGTCGATCGAGAACCGTCTCCAGCGTGCGGCCCACGAAGCGGGCGACCAGCGTGGTCACGCGCACTTCGGCGCCGCGGTAGTCCATGTCGGCAATGTCGATCTGCGCCTTCTCTGCCTTCAGGCTGAGCGAGGGGGCTTGCATCGAGATGCGGCCTCGTCGCGAGCTGATGGTGAGATCGCCTTCGGCGACGATGCACGACCGGCTGGCATCGGCCTGCGTGACGACGGCGATCAGGTAGAGGCAGTCGCGGTGCGGTCCGGCCACGAGCACGACGTCACCCGGCGCGGGCTGGAGCAGGCAGCTGGCGGCGCGCGGGCATGGCCAGCGTTCGCAGCCGTCCTGGCTCTCGACCAGGAAGCTGCCGTCGGTCCGCTGTTGCTGCACCGTGCCCAGTGCGCTGCCGGTCCAGGCGGCGGTCGCGGCGGGCAGGGGCTTGCGCAGCAGCGCCTGCATGTCGCCTTCCTCGGCGGGCGAGGCGGTATCCGGCATCAGGTGCTGCATTTGCGCGGCTTCGCGCAGGATGCGATGGGTCATGAGAAGTCCTTGGGGTCTTGCGCCAGCGGAAGGGGACGGCCCAGCGCGTCGCGGCCGGCGCGCTGTGGCCGCACGGCCCGCGCGGCGGCGTGGCGCTCGGCCTCGAAGAGCTCGGGGTCGTTGTCGAGCACGCCGAGCCGGTCGCTCCAGCGCGTGCCGGTCTGTACCGCACGGTGCAGTTGCGTGCGCTGGAAGGTGGCACCCCGCAGGTCGGCGTCGCTCAGGTCGGCGTACGAGAAGTCGGCGTAGACCAGCTCGCTACGCGCGAACGAGGTGCGGTTGCAGCGCGCGCGGTGAAACACGCATTGCACCAACTGTGCGTCCGACAGGTCGGCATCGGCCAGCAGCGCATCGACCCAGAGGCTCTGCGCGAAGTGGCCGCCGCGACAGTCGGCGTCGCGTAGGTCGGCCTCGGGAAACAGACACTGCGGCGCATGCACCGCGGTGAGCACCGCGCGCTCGAGCCTGGCCCCTTTGAAGTTGCACTGGGTGAGCCGCGACCGGTCGAAGCTGCAGCCCACCAGGTCGGCGTCGATGAACTGGCAGAGGTGAAACTGTTGCGTCGAGAAATCCTGGCCCGCCAGGTCGGCCTCGCTGAAGATCGCGTTGTGAAAGCTGGCGCCCTGGAAGCTGGCATTGCGCAACCCGGCCCGGTAGTAGACGGTGGTGTCGAGCTGCACATTGTCGAAGCGCGTTCCGTCCAGGGTCGATTCGCCGAACACGGCCTTCGTGAGGTCGGCACGGTCGAAACGGCTCGCGTCGAGCCTGCTCTTGTGGAAGGCAGCAAGGCCCAGGCCGGCGCTCGCAAAGTCGGCGCCCTGCAGGTTCGATTCGCTGAAGGCCACCCGGGTCAACGTTGCGCCCTGCAGGTTGGCTTGCAACAGACTGCACTTATGGAAGGCCGAGCGCTGCAGGTCGGCGGTGTCGAGCCGCGCGCCGTCGAAGCGGCAGCTGTCGAACATCGACTCGGTCAGTTGCGCGCCGCTGAAGCTCGCCTGCGAGAAATCGCATTCGCCGAAGGTCCCGCCGCGCAGGTCGAGGTGGTCGAAGCGCATGCCCTTGAAATCCTGGCCCTTGATGAACTCGCCGCTGCGAACCTTCTGCGCCAACACGTCCGGCGTCATCGCGCCGGTTCCGCCGCGCGCCGCGGGACGGTCTTGGTCTGCGCGATGTAGGCGTTGCGCGTTTCGGTCACGGTGTCGATCAGGGCCTGCGACAGGTCGGTACGGAAAAGGTTGGCTTCGCGCAGATCGACGCCGATCAGGCGCGCCTTCTGCAGACTCGCATTCATGAGGTTGGCGCCGCGCAGCGAGGCATGGGTCAGGTCGGCGCGGATGAACAGGCTCTCGGGTGCATCGATGAAGCTCAGGTCCGCGCCCACGAGGCTGCAGGCCGAGAAGTCGCAGGTGTCGAGCGTGGCGCGGACGAAGCGCGCACCGTCCAGCGTCATGTCGCGCAGGCTGCACTGGATCAAGGTGGCACCTTCGAAGTCGATGGTGCGCAGGCTGCTGGTGCCGACGAAGCAACTGGTCTGCAATGTGGCCCCGGTGAAGACGATGCCCCGGTCGCCGAGGGTGTGGACCCATGCGCAGGCCTCGAGCTTTGCCTGCGAGAAATCCAGCCGCTCGACCTGGCAGGAGATCAGCCCGAACTTGTGCAGGGTCGCCGCGCGGAAGCTGCAATCCTGCAGCCGGCTCTGTTCGAGCAGGGTCACGTAATCGAAGCTGGCACGGTCGAAGCGGCAGTTCTGGAAGTGCATGCCGAAGAGATTCAGGTGCGCCAGGCGAGCCTCCGAGAAATCGCAGTCGTCGAAGCGGGTTTTCTCGATCATGGTGTCGTGGAGCTGCGTACGTATGAACGAGGTGTGCGTGCAATGCGCCAGGCTCAGGTTCGCGTTGTGCAGCACGCAACCGGCCAGCGAGGTGTGTGCCAGTCGTGCGCGAACCAGCACGGCCTCCGTGGCATCGGCCCCGTCGAGCCGCGCGGCGCTCAGGTCTGCGCTTTCGAGCAGCGTGCGGCGCAGGCAGGCGCCGCGCAGATCCATGTTCGAGAGGTCTGCGCCCGTCAGGTCCAGGCCGGAGAGGTCGCGGGTGGTGGCCATGCGCTCCTGCACCCGCCGTCGCGCTTCGCCGGAGCGTTCAACGGTCATGGCATCGGCCGCCGACTGGTGCTGTGCGCCGAGCCGGTACATGTCGATCAGGCCGCGCTGGCCGCTTTCCGCCGTCTTCCCGAGCTCCAGTTCCTGGGCCGGCGACATGGGGGCGGTGCGCGTGGCGGCGGCGATGTCCCGCATGCCCTGCGTCACGGCCTGGGCGTCGAACGCAGGGGGACCCTTGACCTGGCTGCGGTTGGCGCCGGCCACGAGTTCACCGGAGTCGAAGCCCACCTTGCGCGACTCCACCGCATTGGCCTCGGCCATCTGCCCGAGCTCGCGGCGCGCGGCCTCGAGCTTGTGCTGCTGCTCGCGTTCGTAGACCTTCGTGCGCTCGATGAATTCGGGCAACTCGTTCAGCGTCGGCATCTTGGTGAAGGGCGCAGGCAGCGCGCGCTCCTTGAAGTGGCGCGGCTTGTGGCCGGCGTCCAGCGCCTGTTGCGTCAGCTCCTGGCGCAGCGCATTGCCGCGTTCGCGCATGTTGCGCACGAGCACGGACTCTTCCTCTTCCATCTCGTCGATCCACGGCCCGATGGAAGAAGCGGGCAGCAGCTCGTCGTCGCGGAACATGTAGAGGCCTCCGGTTTCGGGATCGCAGCGGCGCTGCAGGATCGCGAAGTAGTGTTCGAGCGGCCGTGCGGCGTCGGACGCGGCCTCGATGGCGGGCATCACATGCGTGACATCGGCGGCATCGTCCTCTGCGATGGCGGTCTCGCCGTGCCAGATCAGCGCGATCTGCGCCAGGTGCGGAAAGAACCAGGCGGTGGTCAGCCGCAGGGGCACTTCCTCGAAGCGCTCGGGTTCGGTCTGGCCCGATGCCGTCTTGCGGGCAATGAAGCTGCGTGCCCGCCAGTGCGGCAGCCGCCCGCGCTGCACCGGCAGGGTGGGGTGCATGTTCCAGACTTCGTACGGCGTGCCGCCCGGAATGCGGTCGAGGTCCGCCCAGCGCTGCTCGGGCGACGCCGCATTGAAGAGGCGCCAGTCCATGTCGTCCGAAAAGCCCGGAAAGAGGTTCTCGCGCCAGTGCGCGTCGTAGTGCCTGCCGATCAGGCGCATGCGGCTCGGCCAGCTCACGTCCATCGCGCCGAAGCAGGCGGGCTCCGCCTGCCGCGAGGGATGGTCGATGCGGCGGTGCGGATGCTCGACGTTCGGCAGACGCTGCACCAGCAGCCCGTTCACCGGCTCCGGCGCATGGCCGATGCCCAGCGGGTTGTCGGCGAAGGCCGGGCCGCCGTAGGCGCGGCTCCAGTCGAGCCGCATCGATTCGAAGGGCTGCGGCGCGGTCGCGCGGCCGTCGAGCCAGAACCGGTCGCCGAAGACCGCCAGTTGCCTGGTCAGTGCGCCGACATGCACGGCGACGGCGCAGGCCGTCTTGTCCTTCTGGTGGTGCGTGTAGGCGTGGC
It includes:
- a CDS encoding Tex family protein, with the translated sequence MQKIIRQLAAEIKVGEHQVKAAIELLDGGATVPFIARYRKEVTDGLDDIQLRELEARLSYLRELEDRRAAVLKSIDEQGKLTPELRAAIEFAPTKQELEDLYLPFKQKRRTKGQIAREFGIEPLADKLLADPTLDPAVEAKAFLQPATTLDDGKPGPDFSTVAAVLDGVRDILSERWAEDAGLVQSLREWLWNEGLLKSSLMTGKDENNADIAKFRDYFDYDEPIGRVPSHRALAVFRGRALDILDAKLVLPVEPEPGKPSIAEGKIALHLGWSHAGRPADDLLRKCVAWTWRVKLALSTERDLFTRLREEAEKVAIKVFADNLRDLLLAAPAGQRVVMGLDPGIRTGVKVAVVDATGKLVETATVFPHEPRKDWEGSLHTLGKLCAKHGVNLIAIGNGTASRETDKLAADLIKLLAKMAAQAGAPEMTVDKVVVSEAGASVYSASEFASQEMPDVDVSLRGAASIARRLQDPLAELVKIDPKSIGVGQYQHDVNQSELARTLQAVVEDCVNSVGVDLNTASVPLLSRVSGLSASVAKAVVRWRESNGAFSTRKQLLDVSGFGPKAFEQSAGFLRIRGGADPLDVTGVHPETYPLVEQIIVKTGKPIAELMGRAEMLKTLKPELFANEKFGVITVKDILGELEKPGRDPRPDFKVARFNDGVDDIKDLVEGMILEGTVSNVAQFGAFIDLGVHQDGLVHVSQLSHKFVNDAREVVKTGDIVKVKVMEVDVARKRIGLSMKLDAAPARRDGPRDNRFEGAGRGQQQGPRRDNSPQPAGQMASAFAKLQGLRK
- a CDS encoding patatin-like phospholipase family protein; the protein is MKALRIYAGPAARKHIEAHGLRPQDVRTIPGAAGGPKGLILGPLDRFIFGRWLAQSSQPVHLVGASIGAWRLSTACLADPHKAFERFEHDYVRQQFEVPPGQKRLSPQQLSERFAESLVDFYGGRIGEVLGHARYRLHVVTSRGRHILGREGGARTPFGYLGAFATNSLHRKGLGAWLERCVFSTPGAALPFGTRDFRTRQHALSEENFNLVLQASCSIPFLLAAVHDIPGAPRGAYWDGGITDYHLHLDYQPADEGIVLYPHFQRAVVPGWLDKGLRWRHKSTSFLDRMVVLAPDAGWVRSLPNGKLPDRKDFIHFANDAQARIGAWSRATREAERLSDEFEGWLATGRTRDILPL
- a CDS encoding tripartite tricarboxylate transporter substrate binding protein, translating into MPQAPISRRRFTLAAAAAATLPMPVLAQGAWPSKPIRIIVPYTPGGFTDQMARLVQVGLQARLGQPVLIDNKPGANSLIGVDAMAKAPPDGTTFGVVIAAYAANTTLYPKLPYDPQKDLTGVSLMGISPLLAAVSVNAPFKTARELIDYARANPGKVSFGSSGNGSAAHLTTELWKSLTQTYMIHIPYRGAVPALTDLMGGQIQLFFDAPTGLINQAKAGKVRLIGVAGDKRLSAAPDVPTFIEQGFAGFTGSTWAGMLAPAGTPRDIVKRMSEELARIIKSDETRAKLDAMGTIPAGSTPEEFDAFIKAETAKWGKVIRTAGVKAE
- a CDS encoding DUF4150 domain-containing protein, which produces MFANAQMMGMDLAFPDVCKTPPAIPVPYPNFALGPTAIPNAWNILYGGTPAHNLATTTPITNGDNAGVLMGVVSQTVMGPSRHITGAFTVLLKGSPCTRMTSLSVQNRCNIVGMRIVPSQFKVLVLAA
- a CDS encoding DUF3540 domain-containing protein; this encodes MTHRILREAAQMQHLMPDTASPAEEGDMQALLRKPLPAATAAWTGSALGTVQQQRTDGSFLVESQDGCERWPCPRAASCLLQPAPGDVVLVAGPHRDCLYLIAVVTQADASRSCIVAEGDLTISSRRGRISMQAPSLSLKAEKAQIDIADMDYRGAEVRVTTLVARFVGRTLETVLDRLSVLTRSSFRLTEEVEQVRAGQIDMQASETLRMHAKNTLVTSKALVKVDAEQIHMG
- a CDS encoding pentapeptide repeat-containing protein — its product is MTPDVLAQKVRSGEFIKGQDFKGMRFDHLDLRGGTFGECDFSQASFSGAQLTESMFDSCRFDGARLDTADLQRSAFHKCSLLQANLQGATLTRVAFSESNLQGADFASAGLGLAAFHKSRLDASRFDRADLTKAVFGESTLDGTRFDNVQLDTTVYYRAGLRNASFQGASFHNAIFSEADLAGQDFSTQQFHLCQFIDADLVGCSFDRSRLTQCNFKGARLERAVLTAVHAPQCLFPEADLRDADCRGGHFAQSLWVDALLADADLSDAQLVQCVFHRARCNRTSFARSELVYADFSYADLSDADLRGATFQRTQLHRAVQTGTRWSDRLGVLDNDPELFEAERHAAARAVRPQRAGRDALGRPLPLAQDPKDFS
- a CDS encoding DUF2169 domain-containing protein, whose product is MKTVKPLRLSVITRPFLRAGQQRLGVTAMGMVSMGETNVLQPEPEFWKSVSDELGPTGVLDLGMPKACAEFLATGHAYTHHQKDKTACAVAVHVGALTRQLAVFGDRFWLDGRATAPQPFESMRLDWSRAYGGPAFADNPLGIGHAPEPVNGLLVQRLPNVEHPHRRIDHPSRQAEPACFGAMDVSWPSRMRLIGRHYDAHWRENLFPGFSDDMDWRLFNAASPEQRWADLDRIPGGTPYEVWNMHPTLPVQRGRLPHWRARSFIARKTASGQTEPERFEEVPLRLTTAWFFPHLAQIALIWHGETAIAEDDAADVTHVMPAIEAASDAARPLEHYFAILQRRCDPETGGLYMFRDDELLPASSIGPWIDEMEEEESVLVRNMRERGNALRQELTQQALDAGHKPRHFKERALPAPFTKMPTLNELPEFIERTKVYEREQQHKLEAARRELGQMAEANAVESRKVGFDSGELVAGANRSQVKGPPAFDAQAVTQGMRDIAAATRTAPMSPAQELELGKTAESGQRGLIDMYRLGAQHQSAADAMTVERSGEARRRVQERMATTRDLSGLDLTGADLSNMDLRGACLRRTLLESADLSAARLDGADATEAVLVRARLAHTSLAGCVLHNANLSLAHCTHTSFIRTQLHDTMIEKTRFDDCDFSEARLAHLNLFGMHFQNCRFDRASFDYVTLLEQSRLQDCSFRAATLHKFGLISCQVERLDFSQAKLEACAWVHTLGDRGIVFTGATLQTSCFVGTSSLRTIDFEGATLIQCSLRDMTLDGARFVRATLDTCDFSACSLVGADLSFIDAPESLFIRADLTHASLRGANLMNASLQKARLIGVDLREANLFRTDLSQALIDTVTETRNAYIAQTKTVPRRAAEPAR